The proteins below are encoded in one region of Winogradskyella helgolandensis:
- a CDS encoding nucleotide sugar dehydrogenase — protein MKITKICCIGAGYVGGPTMAVIAKKNPNIKVTIVDINEERIAAWNDEDLSKLPIYEPGLAEIVAETRGKNLFFSTAIDDTIKESEMIFISVNTPTKTYGKGKGMAADLKYVELCARNIAEVATTDKIVVEKSTLPVRTAQAIKSILHNTGKDVKFEILSNPEFLAEGTAIQDLLNPDRVLIGGESEDAIESLANVYGSWVPQERILRTNVWSSELSKLTANAFLAQRISSINAISELCEHTEANVNEVAKAIGMDSRIGPKFLNASIGFGGSCFQKDILNLVYIARSYNLNAVADYWEQVIILNDHQKRRFSDHLISTLYNTVSGKKIAMLGWAFKKDTNDTRESAAIYVADHLLNEQANIAVYDPKVNSKKTQADLNYLNTRSEEENKELVTSFDEPYATTKDAHAIAIMTEWDEFKTYDWQKIYDNMKKPAFIFDGRNILDKNEMEAIGFEYSSIGK, from the coding sequence ATGAAAATTACAAAGATTTGCTGTATTGGAGCTGGTTATGTTGGTGGACCAACAATGGCTGTAATAGCAAAAAAGAATCCAAACATAAAAGTTACAATTGTTGATATTAACGAAGAGCGTATTGCTGCTTGGAATGATGAAGATTTATCGAAATTACCTATTTACGAACCTGGATTAGCTGAAATTGTTGCAGAAACAAGAGGGAAGAATCTATTTTTCTCTACAGCAATAGATGATACAATCAAAGAATCAGAAATGATTTTTATCTCAGTAAATACCCCAACCAAAACTTATGGCAAAGGAAAAGGTATGGCTGCAGATTTGAAGTACGTAGAATTATGTGCTAGAAATATTGCAGAAGTTGCAACAACAGATAAAATAGTTGTAGAAAAATCAACTTTACCTGTTAGAACAGCCCAAGCTATAAAAAGTATTTTACACAATACAGGTAAAGATGTAAAGTTTGAAATCTTATCTAACCCTGAATTTTTAGCAGAAGGAACAGCAATCCAAGACTTATTAAATCCTGATCGTGTTCTAATTGGTGGAGAGTCAGAAGACGCTATTGAAAGCTTAGCGAATGTATATGGAAGTTGGGTACCACAAGAACGAATACTAAGAACGAATGTTTGGTCTTCTGAGTTATCAAAATTAACTGCTAATGCCTTTTTAGCACAGCGAATTTCTTCAATTAATGCTATATCAGAATTATGTGAGCATACTGAAGCTAATGTAAATGAAGTTGCTAAAGCTATCGGAATGGATTCTAGAATTGGTCCTAAATTCTTAAATGCTTCAATTGGTTTTGGTGGTTCTTGTTTTCAAAAAGATATTTTAAATCTTGTTTATATCGCTAGAAGTTATAATCTTAATGCGGTCGCAGACTATTGGGAACAAGTTATTATTTTAAATGATCATCAAAAACGACGTTTTTCAGATCATCTAATCAGCACATTATATAACACTGTTTCGGGTAAGAAAATTGCTATGCTAGGTTGGGCCTTTAAAAAAGACACTAACGACACAAGAGAATCGGCTGCCATATATGTTGCTGACCATTTATTAAATGAACAAGCAAATATTGCAGTTTATGATCCTAAAGTAAATAGTAAAAAAACACAAGCAGACCTTAACTACCTTAACACAAGATCAGAAGAAGAAAATAAAGAGCTTGTGACTTCATTTGACGAACCGTATGCAACAACTAAAGATGCCCATGCCATTGCAATCATGACAGAGTGGGATGAATTTAAGACCTACGATTGGCAAAAAATATATGACAATATGAAAAAGCCTGCATTTATCTTTGATGGTAGAAATATATTGGATAAAAATGAAATGGAAGCTATTGGATTTGAATACTCTTCTATAGGTAAGTAA
- a CDS encoding NAD-dependent epimerase, which yields MKVLVTGAAGFIGFYTSKILLSKGHQVVGLDNINDYYDINLKYSRLNELGIDKTEASEFNSLCKSKSEDFTFVRMNLEDREELPKLFKNEKFDIVCNLAAQAGVRFSIENPETYVDSNLVGFLNILECCRNNVIKHLVYASSSSVYGMNKKIPFSTDDNVDHPISLYAATKKSNELMAHTYSHLFKIPTTGLRFFTVYGPWGRPDMAMFLFTDAIVNDRPIKVFNHGNMERDFTYIDDIVEGVVRIIEKAPIKRIESNEFYKIYNIGNNNSVKLLDFIKEIELNLDKVAQKDMMEMQPGDVERTWADVDELIKDYDYKPNTSIKHGVKSFIDWYKEYYN from the coding sequence ATGAAAGTACTAGTAACAGGAGCAGCAGGTTTTATTGGGTTTTATACTTCTAAAATCCTCCTATCTAAAGGTCATCAAGTAGTTGGACTAGACAATATAAATGACTACTATGATATTAACTTAAAATATTCTAGACTTAATGAATTAGGTATAGATAAGACTGAAGCAAGTGAATTTAATTCGCTTTGTAAAAGTAAATCTGAAGACTTTACCTTTGTAAGAATGAACCTTGAAGACAGGGAGGAATTACCAAAGCTATTCAAAAATGAAAAATTTGATATTGTTTGTAATCTTGCTGCTCAAGCAGGAGTACGCTTTAGTATTGAAAACCCTGAAACATATGTAGATTCTAATTTAGTTGGTTTTCTAAATATTTTAGAATGCTGCAGAAATAATGTTATAAAACATTTAGTTTACGCGAGTAGCTCAAGTGTTTATGGAATGAACAAAAAAATACCATTTTCTACTGACGATAACGTAGATCATCCAATTAGTTTATACGCAGCCACTAAGAAGAGTAATGAACTCATGGCACATACTTACAGTCATTTATTTAAAATTCCAACCACCGGCTTAAGATTCTTTACAGTCTATGGACCTTGGGGAAGGCCAGATATGGCCATGTTTTTATTTACAGATGCCATTGTAAACGACAGACCTATTAAAGTATTTAACCACGGTAACATGGAGCGTGATTTTACTTATATTGATGATATTGTAGAAGGTGTTGTCCGAATTATTGAAAAGGCACCAATCAAACGCATAGAATCCAATGAGTTTTACAAAATTTATAATATTGGAAACAACAACTCGGTTAAATTATTAGATTTCATAAAGGAAATAGAATTAAATCTAGATAAGGTAGCACAAAAAGACATGATGGAAATGCAGCCAGGTGATGTAGAACGCACTTGGGCAGATGTAGATGAGTTGATAAAAGATTATGATTATAAACCTAATACCTCAATAAAACACGGTGTAAAATCTTTCATAGACTGGTATAAAGAATATTACAATTAA
- a CDS encoding alanine dehydrogenase — translation MSSSLSPFTKAQLLPQEETLEIHKQKGELFIGIPKETHFQERRVCLTPDAVSALTANGHRVLFESGAGEGANFKDKTYSEAGAEVTKDTAKVYSCPIILKVEPPSLDEIKLINPQTLLISALQIKTQNKSYFEALAKKRITALAFEYIKDDDGQYPAVSSLSEIAGTASILIASELLSNVNGGNGLMMGNINGVPPTEVLILGAGTVGEFAARSAIGLGANVKVFDSSITRLRRLQNNLGRTIYTSTMQPKNLLKALKRCDVAIGAVRGTNRAPVIVTESMVANMKSGSVVIDVSIDMGGCFETSEVTTHDRPTFEHNGVIHYCVPNIPARYSRTASVSISNIFTPYLLEIGEYGGIENALRFDRGLKNGLYFYHGILTNKSVAEWFGLEYSDANLLIF, via the coding sequence ATGAGTTCATCACTATCACCATTTACCAAAGCCCAATTATTACCACAAGAAGAAACCTTAGAAATTCATAAACAAAAAGGAGAACTCTTTATTGGCATTCCAAAAGAAACACATTTTCAAGAGCGTCGTGTTTGTTTAACTCCAGATGCCGTTTCGGCATTAACAGCCAACGGTCACCGCGTATTATTTGAGTCTGGCGCAGGCGAGGGTGCTAATTTTAAAGATAAAACTTATAGTGAAGCTGGTGCAGAAGTTACCAAGGATACAGCGAAAGTGTACTCCTGCCCTATTATTCTTAAAGTAGAACCGCCTTCTTTAGATGAAATAAAACTTATCAACCCACAAACCTTATTAATTTCTGCGCTTCAAATAAAAACTCAAAACAAATCTTATTTTGAAGCTTTAGCTAAAAAACGAATTACAGCTTTAGCTTTCGAATATATAAAAGATGACGATGGTCAATACCCTGCAGTAAGCTCATTAAGCGAAATTGCTGGCACAGCTTCTATTTTAATTGCATCAGAGCTTCTCTCTAATGTAAATGGTGGTAATGGTCTAATGATGGGGAACATAAATGGTGTACCACCTACAGAAGTTTTAATATTAGGAGCTGGAACTGTTGGCGAATTTGCCGCACGTTCTGCTATAGGTTTAGGAGCAAACGTCAAGGTCTTCGATAGTTCAATAACCAGACTGCGTCGCCTTCAAAATAATTTGGGTCGTACTATATATACTTCAACTATGCAACCCAAAAATCTATTAAAAGCCTTAAAACGATGCGATGTTGCCATTGGAGCAGTTAGAGGAACCAATCGCGCTCCTGTGATTGTTACTGAAAGTATGGTCGCGAACATGAAATCCGGATCCGTTGTGATTGATGTTAGTATTGATATGGGTGGCTGTTTTGAAACAAGCGAAGTCACTACTCACGACCGTCCTACATTTGAGCATAATGGGGTAATTCATTATTGTGTACCTAATATTCCTGCACGTTATTCTAGAACCGCTTCAGTATCCATTAGCAATATCTTTACGCCTTACCTTTTAGAAATCGGTGAATATGGTGGTATAGAAAATGCGCTTCGTTTTGATCGTGGTTTAAAAAATGGGTTGTATTTTTACCACGGTATTTTAACTAATAAATCCGTTGCTGAATGGTTTGGATTAGAATATAGTGATGCCAACTTATTAATTTTTTAA
- the tsaE gene encoding tRNA (adenosine(37)-N6)-threonylcarbamoyltransferase complex ATPase subunit type 1 TsaE, whose product MQTIEFTYHLKDIDAIASRVLKYLNTKTVLFNGKMGAGKTTFVNALLKALQSNDVATSPTFSIVNEYSLPNDKIYHFDFYRVESIEEAYNFGIEDYLSSKHWLFMEWAERIEELIPIDAQTITITDLDNNKRSLKLTINTKKFNRKNSYK is encoded by the coding sequence GTGCAAACAATTGAATTTACATATCATTTAAAAGATATAGATGCTATTGCATCTCGTGTTTTAAAATATTTAAACACAAAAACAGTACTCTTTAATGGGAAGATGGGAGCTGGTAAAACTACTTTTGTAAATGCGCTTTTAAAAGCATTGCAAAGTAATGATGTTGCCACTAGCCCAACATTTTCTATAGTGAATGAATATAGTTTACCTAATGATAAAATCTATCATTTTGACTTTTATAGAGTAGAATCTATAGAAGAAGCCTATAATTTTGGAATTGAAGATTATTTAAGCAGTAAACATTGGTTATTCATGGAATGGGCAGAACGCATTGAGGAACTTATTCCGATTGACGCGCAAACCATTACCATTACTGACCTAGACAACAATAAAAGATCCCTCAAATTAACAATAAACACAAAAAAATTTAATCGAAAAAATAGCTATAAATGA
- the porX gene encoding T9SS response regulator signal transducer PorX: MINILWVDDEIDLLKPHIIFLEQKGYQVTKCQSGTEALEIITDTNFDIVFLDENMPGLTGLETLNEIKERRANLPVVMITKSEEEYIMEEAIGNKIADYLIKPVNPHQILLSLKKNLDHSRLVSEKTTSNYQQEFRKIAMDLSMVNSYEEWVELYQKLIYWELQLESIEDIGMTDILESQKTEANMQFGKFIEKNYADWFQPKTDAPIMSHTLFKDKVVPELSDKQPTVLVVIDNLRYDQWKAFEPIVNNYYKKASELAFYSILPTATQYARNAIFSGLMPADMESLFPQYWKNDTDEGGKNMHEGDFLREQLKRLGLGHLKHEYHKITNLKAGKKLVENFRSLKNNDLNVIVYNFVDMLSHSKTEMEVVKELASNDKAYRSLTVSWFKNSPLLEMIQLSQQLGFKLILTTDHGTINVKAPTKVIGDRDTSLNLRYKTGRSLTYQDKDVLAIKNPKSIHLPALTMSSSFIFAKGDLFLAYPNNFNHYVSYYRNTYQHGGVSLEEMIIPFVVMDPK, from the coding sequence ATGATAAATATTCTTTGGGTTGACGATGAAATCGATTTACTAAAACCACATATTATTTTTTTAGAACAAAAAGGATATCAGGTTACCAAATGCCAAAGTGGTACTGAAGCTCTGGAAATTATTACGGATACTAATTTTGATATCGTCTTTTTAGATGAAAATATGCCAGGATTAACCGGACTAGAAACTTTGAATGAAATAAAGGAACGTCGCGCCAATTTACCTGTTGTAATGATTACAAAAAGTGAAGAGGAGTATATAATGGAAGAAGCCATTGGTAATAAAATTGCCGATTATTTAATAAAACCTGTAAATCCGCATCAGATTTTATTGAGTTTGAAAAAGAATTTGGACCATTCGCGATTAGTATCTGAAAAAACGACATCTAATTACCAGCAAGAATTCAGAAAGATAGCCATGGATTTGTCTATGGTAAACTCTTATGAAGAATGGGTAGAATTATATCAGAAATTAATTTATTGGGAATTACAACTTGAAAGTATTGAAGACATTGGAATGACCGATATTTTAGAGTCTCAGAAAACCGAAGCCAATATGCAATTTGGTAAGTTTATTGAGAAAAATTACGCAGATTGGTTTCAACCAAAAACAGATGCTCCCATAATGTCACACACCTTATTTAAAGATAAAGTGGTGCCAGAATTAAGCGATAAACAACCTACCGTTCTAGTGGTTATTGATAATTTGCGTTATGACCAATGGAAAGCCTTTGAGCCTATCGTTAATAATTATTATAAAAAAGCATCCGAATTAGCCTTTTATAGTATTCTACCAACAGCTACACAATATGCACGTAATGCCATATTTTCTGGATTAATGCCTGCAGATATGGAAAGTCTATTTCCTCAGTATTGGAAAAACGACACAGACGAAGGCGGAAAAAACATGCATGAAGGTGATTTTTTAAGAGAACAGTTAAAACGTTTAGGATTAGGTCATTTAAAACATGAATACCATAAAATCACCAATTTAAAAGCTGGAAAAAAATTAGTCGAGAATTTTAGATCTCTAAAAAACAACGATCTTAATGTCATTGTTTACAATTTTGTAGATATGCTATCACATTCAAAAACAGAAATGGAAGTGGTTAAAGAATTAGCGTCTAATGATAAAGCTTATCGTTCGCTTACAGTTAGTTGGTTTAAGAATTCGCCTTTATTAGAAATGATTCAACTATCCCAACAACTTGGTTTTAAATTAATATTAACGACAGATCATGGTACTATAAATGTAAAAGCACCAACTAAAGTAATTGGAGATAGAGACACAAGTTTAAATCTACGTTATAAAACAGGTAGAAGTCTAACGTATCAAGATAAAGATGTATTGGCCATTAAGAATCCTAAGTCCATTCATCTACCTGCTTTAACAATGAGCAGCTCCTTTATTTTTGCGAAAGGAGATTTATTTTTAGCGTACCCAAACAACTTTAATCATTACGTAAGTTATTACAGGAACACCTACCAACACGGAGGTGTTTCTTTAGAGGAAATGATTATACCTTTTGTTGTAATGGATCCAAAATAG
- a CDS encoding HD domain-containing protein: MPTNNKLKIFNDPIYGFITIPNSLIFDIIQHKYFQRLRRISQMGLSYLVYPGAHHTRFHHALGCMHLMQKSINVLRFKGVTISVEEENGLLIAILLHDIGHGPFSHAMEHSIVNNVSHEEISLRFMEELNIEFNGSLTLAISIFKKEYPRQFMCELISSQLDMDRADYLKRDSFYTGVAEGNINSERLITMLNVVDDQLLVEEKGILSVEKFLIARRFMYWQVYMHKTGVVAEQLLMGTLKRAKELVQQGVKLNCSEALFYFLFSEINAENFNTETLAVFSKLDDYDIVAALKDWQNHDDFVLSNLCQMILDRNLLKVKLKNKPIKSSELKMHSEALIKNYKISQHEADYFVFQGELINQAYQNNYQKINVLFKSGKIKDIVKASDQLNLKALSKPITKYYMCYPKKNM; encoded by the coding sequence TTGCCTACAAATAATAAGCTTAAAATATTTAACGATCCAATTTACGGATTTATTACTATTCCGAATTCGTTAATATTCGATATTATTCAACATAAGTACTTTCAGAGATTACGACGTATTAGTCAAATGGGATTATCTTATTTAGTTTATCCAGGAGCGCATCATACGCGTTTTCATCATGCATTAGGTTGTATGCATTTAATGCAGAAGTCTATTAATGTTCTTCGTTTTAAGGGAGTTACGATCTCTGTTGAGGAAGAAAACGGGTTGTTAATCGCTATACTCCTGCACGATATTGGTCATGGTCCTTTTTCGCATGCTATGGAACATAGTATTGTAAATAACGTTTCTCACGAGGAAATATCGTTGCGTTTTATGGAAGAACTCAATATAGAGTTTAACGGAAGTTTAACGTTAGCTATTTCTATTTTCAAGAAAGAATATCCGCGTCAGTTTATGTGCGAGCTCATTTCTAGTCAGTTAGATATGGATAGAGCCGATTATTTAAAACGCGATAGTTTTTATACCGGAGTTGCGGAAGGTAACATTAATAGTGAACGATTAATTACCATGCTCAATGTGGTAGATGACCAATTATTGGTTGAAGAAAAAGGTATTTTAAGCGTTGAGAAATTTTTAATTGCAAGACGCTTTATGTATTGGCAAGTGTATATGCACAAAACGGGTGTTGTGGCAGAGCAATTATTAATGGGCACATTAAAAAGAGCAAAAGAATTAGTGCAGCAAGGTGTAAAGCTAAATTGTAGCGAAGCCTTATTTTATTTCTTGTTTTCTGAAATCAATGCTGAAAATTTTAATACTGAAACCTTAGCTGTTTTTTCAAAATTAGATGATTATGATATTGTTGCGGCATTAAAGGATTGGCAAAATCACGATGATTTTGTGTTGAGCAACCTTTGTCAAATGATATTAGATAGAAACTTGCTTAAAGTAAAGCTGAAAAATAAGCCTATTAAATCTTCAGAATTAAAAATGCATTCTGAAGCATTAATTAAAAATTATAAAATATCCCAGCATGAAGCCGATTATTTTGTGTTTCAAGGGGAGTTAATAAATCAAGCATATCAGAATAATTATCAAAAAATCAACGTTTTATTTAAGTCAGGAAAAATAAAAGATATCGTTAAAGCATCTGATCAATTAAACTTAAAAGCACTTAGCAAACCAATCACTAAATATTATATGTGCTATCCTAAAAAGAATATGTAA
- the lpxD gene encoding UDP-3-O-(3-hydroxymyristoyl)glucosamine N-acyltransferase, with translation MKFTAEKIADILEGIVVGDPNIEVFKLSKIEEGTQGSLTFLSNLKYTHYIYTTEASITIVNSSFEPEKPISTTLIKVEDAYEGFSKLMEYYDRIKSLKSGIEQPCFIAETVKVPDSVYIGAFAYIGNNVTIGENVKIHPNAYVGDNVIIGDDTTIYPGAKVYSDCVIGKKCVINSGVIVGADGFGFAPNKNGSYSKIPQIGNVILEDEVDIGAGTTIDRATMGSTILRFGVKLDNQIQIAHNVEIGKNTVIAAQSGVAGSTKIGEHCQIGGQVGIAGHLVIGNNVKVQAQSGIGRNVKDNEVLQGSPSFGYSDWNKSYVYFKNLPKLAKTINELEKKVDGNN, from the coding sequence TTGAAATTTACAGCAGAAAAAATCGCAGATATTTTAGAAGGAATAGTTGTTGGCGACCCCAATATTGAAGTGTTTAAACTTTCTAAAATAGAAGAAGGCACTCAAGGTTCGTTAACATTTCTATCTAATCTAAAGTATACACACTATATATATACTACAGAAGCGTCTATAACTATTGTAAATTCTAGTTTTGAGCCAGAGAAACCGATTTCCACAACACTTATAAAAGTTGAGGATGCTTATGAAGGATTCTCAAAGTTGATGGAATATTACGATAGGATTAAATCTCTTAAATCAGGAATAGAACAACCGTGTTTTATTGCAGAAACAGTAAAGGTTCCAGACTCTGTATATATAGGTGCATTTGCATACATTGGTAATAATGTTACAATTGGAGAAAATGTTAAAATTCATCCAAATGCATATGTAGGGGATAATGTTATCATTGGAGATGATACTACAATTTATCCAGGTGCTAAAGTGTATTCGGATTGTGTTATAGGAAAAAAGTGCGTTATAAATTCTGGAGTTATAGTGGGAGCTGACGGTTTTGGTTTTGCGCCTAATAAAAATGGAAGTTATTCTAAAATTCCTCAAATAGGAAATGTGATTTTAGAAGACGAAGTAGATATAGGAGCAGGTACAACTATAGATCGCGCTACAATGGGGTCAACAATTTTAAGATTTGGTGTAAAACTAGATAATCAAATTCAGATTGCTCACAATGTAGAAATTGGTAAAAATACGGTGATTGCAGCACAGTCTGGTGTTGCTGGTTCTACTAAAATAGGAGAACATTGCCAAATAGGTGGCCAAGTAGGTATTGCTGGTCATTTAGTTATAGGGAATAATGTGAAAGTCCAGGCACAATCTGGAATAGGAAGAAATGTAAAAGATAATGAAGTCTTACAAGGTTCTCCTTCTTTTGGGTATAGTGATTGGAATAAATCGTATGTTTATTTTAAAAACTTACCTAAGCTTGCAAAAACAATTAATGAATTAGAAAAAAAAGTAGATGGCAATAATTAA
- a CDS encoding bifunctional UDP-3-O-[3-hydroxymyristoyl] N-acetylglucosamine deacetylase/3-hydroxyacyl-ACP dehydratase, whose product MAIIKTETKQKTIEKEVTLTGVGLHTGANVKLVFKPAAENTGFVFQRTDLEGSPKIEADANYVTSTQRGTCMEKNGVTIQTCEHVLAALVGLDIDNALIELDSSEPPIMDGSSKFFVEAIEKAGIIEQDAFREEYEITQVVSYTDEETGSEIILMPSSTYQITTMVDFGTKVLGTQNATLNKVSDFKTEIADARTFSFLHEIEMLLEHGLIKGGDLNNAIVYVDKELSSETMEKLRIAFNKDNIAVKPNGILDNLTLHHPNEAARHKLLDVLGDLALIGTRIRGKVIANKPGHFVNTQFAKKMSKLIKNERRNNVPQVDLNSVPLMDVNQIMDMLPHRQPFLLIDRVYELTDNHVIGMKNVTMNEEFFRGHFPGAPVMPGVLIVEAMAQTGGILVLSTVPDPENYLTFFMKMDKVKFKQKVVPGDTLIFKCSLITPIRRGICHMQGYAYANGKLCAEAELMAQISKVK is encoded by the coding sequence ATGGCAATAATTAAAACGGAAACGAAACAAAAAACCATTGAAAAAGAAGTTACCCTTACAGGTGTAGGACTTCATACTGGTGCAAATGTAAAATTGGTGTTTAAACCTGCTGCGGAAAATACAGGATTTGTATTTCAACGTACAGATTTAGAAGGTTCACCAAAAATTGAAGCAGATGCTAATTACGTTACAAGTACACAACGTGGTACTTGTATGGAGAAGAATGGAGTAACCATTCAAACTTGCGAACATGTATTGGCAGCTTTAGTCGGTTTAGATATAGATAATGCGTTAATAGAATTAGATTCTTCAGAACCCCCTATTATGGATGGGTCGTCTAAATTCTTTGTAGAAGCAATAGAAAAAGCAGGTATTATAGAGCAGGACGCGTTTCGTGAGGAATATGAGATTACGCAAGTGGTTTCATATACAGATGAAGAAACTGGAAGCGAAATAATTTTAATGCCATCAAGCACCTACCAAATTACAACAATGGTAGATTTTGGGACCAAAGTTTTAGGGACTCAAAATGCAACTCTTAATAAGGTATCGGATTTTAAAACTGAAATTGCAGATGCCAGAACCTTTAGTTTTTTGCATGAGATTGAAATGCTTTTAGAGCATGGCTTAATAAAAGGAGGTGATTTAAACAATGCTATAGTTTATGTAGATAAGGAATTATCTAGTGAAACTATGGAAAAATTAAGAATCGCTTTCAATAAAGACAATATTGCAGTTAAACCAAATGGTATTTTAGATAACCTAACTTTGCATCATCCAAATGAAGCAGCACGTCATAAACTATTAGATGTGTTGGGTGATTTAGCATTAATAGGAACACGTATTAGAGGTAAGGTTATCGCTAATAAGCCAGGGCATTTTGTAAACACACAGTTTGCTAAAAAAATGTCTAAATTAATAAAGAATGAAAGACGTAACAATGTTCCCCAAGTCGATTTGAATTCTGTTCCTTTAATGGATGTGAATCAAATTATGGATATGTTGCCACACAGACAACCGTTCTTGTTAATAGATAGAGTTTATGAGTTAACCGATAACCATGTTATTGGAATGAAGAATGTGACTATGAACGAAGAGTTCTTTAGAGGTCATTTTCCAGGAGCACCAGTAATGCCAGGAGTATTAATTGTTGAAGCTATGGCACAAACAGGTGGAATTTTAGTATTAAGTACGGTTCCAGATCCAGAAAATTATTTAACTTTTTTCATGAAAATGGATAAAGTAAAATTCAAACAAAAAGTAGTACCTGGAGACACATTAATTTTCAAATGCTCATTAATTACACCAATACGAAGAGGAATTTGTCATATGCAAGGTTATGCTTATGCCAACGGTAAGTTATGTGCAGAAGCTGAATTAATGGCGCAAATATCAAAAGTGAAATAA
- the lpxA gene encoding acyl-ACP--UDP-N-acetylglucosamine O-acyltransferase: MNQPLAYVHPGAKIAKNVVIEPFTTIHNNVKIGEGTWIGSNVTIMEGARIGKNCSIFPGAVISAVPQDLKYNDEDTTVEIGDNVTIRECVTINRGTSDKMKTVIGNNCLIMAYCHIAHDCIVGNNCIFSNNSTLAGHITVGDYVILAGMTAVHQFCSIGNHAFVTGGSLVRKDVPPFVKAGREPLSYVGINSVGLRRRGYASEKIREIQNIYRMLYQKNYNNTQASDLIEAEMEATPERDEILQFIKNSHRGIMKGYFKSN, translated from the coding sequence ATGAACCAACCGTTAGCATACGTGCATCCTGGTGCGAAAATCGCCAAAAATGTCGTTATAGAGCCTTTTACAACGATACATAATAATGTAAAAATTGGTGAAGGGACTTGGATTGGAAGTAATGTAACCATTATGGAAGGTGCTCGAATAGGTAAAAATTGTAGTATTTTCCCAGGCGCTGTTATTTCAGCAGTTCCACAAGATTTGAAATACAATGATGAAGACACAACCGTAGAGATTGGTGACAATGTTACTATTAGAGAGTGTGTTACTATTAATCGTGGTACGAGCGATAAAATGAAAACCGTAATTGGTAACAATTGTCTAATTATGGCGTATTGTCATATTGCTCACGATTGTATTGTGGGTAACAACTGTATTTTCTCAAACAATAGTACACTAGCCGGACATATCACTGTGGGTGATTATGTAATTTTAGCAGGTATGACAGCTGTTCATCAATTTTGTTCAATAGGAAATCATGCTTTTGTAACTGGTGGTTCTCTAGTGCGTAAAGATGTACCTCCTTTTGTAAAAGCTGGTAGAGAGCCTTTATCTTATGTTGGAATTAATTCTGTTGGATTAAGACGTAGAGGTTATGCTTCAGAAAAAATAAGAGAGATTCAGAATATTTACAGAATGCTCTATCAAAAAAATTATAATAATACACAGGCTTCAGATTTAATTGAAGCAGAAATGGAAGCCACTCCAGAACGCGATGAGATTTTGCAGTTTATAAAGAATTCGCATCGAGGAATTATGAAAGGGTATTTCAAATCGAATTAG
- the efp gene encoding elongation factor P: protein MASTSDIRNGLCIRYNNDIYKIVEFLHVKPGKGPAFVRTKMKSVTNGKVLDNTFSAGHKIEDVRVETHKFQYLYNDGEFYHFMNEADYTQIRLLESAIDRTDLMKEGEVVTIQINTEDNMPLSVDLPASVILEVTATEPGVKGNTATNATKPATVESGAEVNVPLFINEGDKIKVETDKGTYKERIKE, encoded by the coding sequence ATGGCAAGTACATCAGATATTAGAAACGGATTATGCATAAGATACAACAACGATATCTATAAGATAGTAGAGTTTCTTCATGTAAAACCAGGAAAAGGACCAGCTTTTGTAAGAACAAAAATGAAAAGTGTTACTAATGGTAAAGTGTTAGATAATACGTTTTCGGCAGGACATAAAATTGAAGATGTTCGTGTTGAAACTCATAAATTTCAATATTTATATAATGATGGAGAATTTTATCATTTTATGAATGAAGCAGATTACACTCAAATTAGATTATTAGAATCTGCAATTGATAGAACGGATTTAATGAAAGAAGGAGAAGTGGTTACCATTCAAATTAATACTGAAGATAATATGCCACTTTCTGTAGATTTACCAGCTTCTGTAATATTAGAGGTTACTGCTACAGAACCAGGAGTCAAAGGAAATACTGCAACAAACGCTACTAAACCGGCAACAGTTGAATCTGGTGCAGAAGTTAATGTCCCATTATTTATCAACGAAGGTGATAAGATTAAAGTTGAGACAGACAAAGGAACTTATAAAGAACGTATTAAAGAATAA